The Longimicrobiaceae bacterium genome includes the window AGGTCACAAGTTCGAGTCTTGTACCGCCCACTGACGTCGCACGCATAGATGGTCCCGGGGCCGTAGCTCAGATGGGAGAGCGCTGCAATCGCACTGCAGAGGTCAGGGGTTCGATTCCCCTCGGCTCCACTAGGTCGGGCGAACGATGCCACTGTAGCTCAGGGGTAGAGCACTCGATTCGTAATCGAGCGGTCGTCGGTTCAAATCCGACCAGTGGCTCTGGTCAACAAGCGGCCTTCTGGTTAGCTTAGGAAGCCCGTGCGGGAGTAGCTCAGTTGGTAGAGCATCAGCTTCCCAAGCTGAGGGTCGCGGGTTCGAGCCCCGTCTCCCGCTCTGTTTGACAACGTGGAAATCTCTCACCCGTAGAGAAATAGACCCTGTAAAAGGGATCGGGTCGCGGTCGGTTTAGGTCGGTCGCGTTTTCTGCCCCTTGGTGTAATTGGCAACACGCCTGACTCTGGATCAGGAAAGTCCAGGTTCGAGCCCTGGAGGGGCAACTGGTTTGGCAGATGGAGAGGTGGGTGAGTGGCTAAAACCAACGGTTTGCTAAACCGTCGCATCCAAAAGGTGCACGCGGGTTCGAATCCCGCCCTCTCCGCTCAGCCGTGGACCGGTGTCCGAGCGGCTTAAGGAGCACGATTGGAAATCGTGTGGGGTTAACAGCCCTCGTGGGTTCGAATCCCACCCGGTCCGCTCGTCGGCAGGTGTAGTATCGCAGTGTGGTTCAGGGTAGCATCCGGGATTTCGGGACGTGGCTCAGCCCGGTAGAGCACTCGCTTCGGGAGCGAGGGGTCGCCGGTTCAAATCCGGCCGTCCCGACTGTGGTTTGGAGGCGTAGTCTAATTGGTAAGGCACCGCACTCGAAATGCGGCGGGCGCAAGCCTTTGGGGGTTCGAGTCCCTCCGCCTCCGTTGTCGTCCTCCCAACGAAATCAAGCCCCGCGGCTCTCACGAGCGGCGGGGCTTTTTCGTGTCCCTGTGCGTCGGCCGCGGCGGACCGCCGTCCGAACGATCTGGCGGAGCGTGTGGCGCGAGCCGATCTTCCAAGCTCTTCGCACACGACATCGATCACGGCCGAGTGCCGATCCTCTCTGCGAGCCGACCCCATGACCGTCGAACGAGCTGGTGCGGATGCGCTTCCGGTGCAGCGCTGCAAATGGGCGGGGAGCGACCCGCAGATGCAGGCGTACCACGACGAGGAGTGGGGCGTGCCCGTGCGCGACGGCCGGGCGCTGTGGGGGAAGCTGGTGCTCGACGGCTTCCAGGCGGGGCTGGCGTGGATCACCATCCTGCGAAAGCGCGAGGCGTTCCTGCGAGCCTTCCAGGGCTTCGATCCGGAGGTGGTGGCACGGTTCGGTGAGGAGGACGTGGCGCGGCTGCTCCAGGATCCCGGCATCGTGCGGTCGCGCGCGAAGATCGGAGGGGCGATCGGGAACGCGCGGGCCTATCTGAAGATGGCGGAGGCGGGGGAGGATTTCTCGGCGTTCGTGTGGGGCATCGCGGGCGGGGAGCCGATCGTGAGCGACGGGGTGACCGTGCCGGCGAAGACGCCGCTGTCCGAGGAGATGTCCGCGGCGCTGAAGAAGCGCGGGTTCAAGTTTGTGGGCCCGGTGATCGTCTACGCCTGGATGCAGGCGACGGGGATCGTTAACGACCACGTCGCCGGCTGCTTCCGCCGTGACGTTGGCGGTCACGTGAGCTAGCGTCCGGCCGGGAGGACATTCGGGGCCGCGCATCTCCCGTGCGGAGGTGGACTGACCCCATCGAAGGACGCGGATCGAGACGGGTGTCGGTTGCCATCATCCGAAACGTCGAGTGAACGACGAAATAGGCTTCGGCCGAGCTGGCCGGGGGCTGTTTTCGTTGGGAGCTGCGGGGGCTTTCGCACCGTGTCGTGAGAGCCGTGGCGTCGGTTCGATGTGCGGTTGAGAGTTGGGCGCGTAGCAGGGTGGAAGCCGTTCCGGAGGATGGGGCGTCCTCTTGCGGGGACGCGGTTGACACCTGTGGGAAACACTTGTAGGTTCGGTAACATTTTTGATGACAACATCTTAGCATTCACCGACAATGCTGGGACGAGTGCCTGCGGGCGGCGCTCTCCCGTTGAAGGGATCGTGCGACATGATGCTTCGCCGTCTGGATGACCGGGACCTCAAGCTGGTGCTGGCGGCTCCGCCGGAGTGGCTGGGCGAGGGAGCCGAAGGGGCGCCGGAGTGGATCCCGGCTAAGGCGGCGCGGAGCCCGGCCGGGGCGGAGGCGGGTGCGGCCGAGCGGGTGCCCGCGGTGATGTTCGTGGCCGACGTGGCGGCGGACAACACGGCGCGCGTGGCGAACGGCAGCGTGGTCGCGGGCGCGGGCCCCGCCGCGTGGCGCGAGGAGGCGCTCCGCACCGCCCGCCGGCGCGAGCTGCCGGACAAGCTGCTGCGCTTCTTCGAGGAGCTGAACCTGGCTGAGGGCGAGGCCGAGGTGTACCGCGCGGTGGCGGTGAACGCCGTGCGCATCGTGGGCGCGCACACGGGCCTGGTGCTGGTGCGCGACACGTGTGCGCCGGGGCACCTGCGCGTGGCGGGCGGCTCCGCGGGCGCGGTGCGCGAGGCGATGGTGCCGCGGCTGGAGCGCTTCGGCAAGCCGGGGCTGATCTGCGCGGTGCAGGCGCGGAGCGGCGGGCACGACTCGCCCATCGCCGAGCTGGCGCCGCTGGCGGGGGACCGGGCGACGTCCACCCTCGCCCACGTGCCCTTCGGCGACGGCGGGGTGCTGATGCTGACGGAGCGGCGCGACGAGCGGGTGTTCGAGGGCGAGGACTGGGACATGCTGCGCGCGTTGGCCCTGCAGGGCGAGATGGCGCTGCGGCGCGTGCGCCTGCTGGAGAGCGTGCGAAGCCTGGCGCTCACCGACCCGCTCACGGGCTTGGCGAACCGCCGGCAGATGGACGTGGTGATGGGCTACGCCTGGGCCGCGGCGCAGCGCGGCGAGGGACTGGCGGTGATCGTGATCGACCTGGACGACTTCAAGGCGGTGAACGACCGCCGCGGCCACCTGGTGGGCGATGAGCTGCTGCGCGCCGTGGCCGAGGCCCTTCGCGCGGAGGCCCGCGGCTCCGACACCGTCGTGCGCTACGGCGGCGACGAGTTCCTGGTGATCCTGCCCGGCGGCGACGCGCCCGGCGCCCGCGCGCTCATGCGGCGCGTGCGCGCGCGGCTGGACGGCCGCGCGGAGCTGAGCCACGGGATCGCGGTGCACACGCCCGCGCACTCGTGCGCGGAGGAGCTGATCCGGGATGCGGACCGGCGGCTGTACGACAACAAGGCGGCCCGCGCCGCATCGGCGCCCATCCTCGGGGGCTGAGCGCGGGGTGCACGGAGGACGCCGTCCGCCGTTCATCTACCGAAACATGCAGGGAAGACGAGAACGTCCCGCCGGCCAATGAGCCGGGGGGACGTTTTGTCGTGCGGTGGATTGGATTCGTCGTCCGAGCCGTCGGGCGTCGGAGGAGGCGGCGAAGATGCGTCTACGGGAGGGCTTCGCGGAGGTCGTGGATGTTGGCGAAGCCGGGGAGGAGGCCGCACTCGGCGTAGTCGTCGTCGTCCTGGTCGCTGGCGGCGGGGGTGTCGAGGACCTGGAGGAAGATGTCCACGATCTCGGGATCGAACTGCGTGCCGGCGAACTTGCGCAGCTCGGAGCGCGCGTGGTCCTCGGTGTACGCCTCCTTGTAGCTGCGGCGCGTGACCATGGCGCAGTACGCATCTACCGCGGCGACGATGCGGGCGGCCACGGGGATCGCATCTCCCGCCAGCCCGTCGGGGTAGCCGCTGCCGTCGTACCACTCGTGGTGGTGCAGCACGACCTGCGCGACCGACCGCAGCGCGGGGATGGTGCTGAGCAGGTCGTGGCCCACGCGCACGTGCGCGCGCATAAGCTCGCGCTCTTCGGGCAGCAGCGGGCCGGGCTTGTTGAGCACGCCGTCGCTCACGCCGATCTTGCCCACGTCGTGCAGGAGCGCGGAGTAGCAGACGAGCGACTGCTCGTACGGCTCCAGCTCCATGCGGCCGGCGATGAGGCGGGCGTAGCGCGACGCCATCTCGCAGTGGCCGTGGGTGTACGGGTCCTTGGCCTCCACCGCGTCGGCCAGCATGGTGACGGTGGAGACGTACGCGCTCTGGAGCTCTCGCTCCAGGTGGCGGTTCTCGACGGCCACGGCGGCCTGGCTGCCCACGCTGAGCAGCGAGTCGATGTCGGCCTGCTCGAACTCGCCGTCCTTGTCTGCGGCGATGAGGATGCCGTCCAGGTTCTTGAGCAGCACCACGGGGGAGATCACGCAGTTGCGGAATCTCTCGCTCTCTTCCGGCTCGGGCAGCGGCCCCAGATCGCCCGCGGCGTTGCAGACGATCGCGCGGTTCTCGTCCAGCACGCGCCTGCACAGCGCGCGCACGTATGGCGACACGGGCGCGCCCGGGTACTCGCCCACGTCCACGGCGGCGCGCACGCGGGGCTCGTCGCGGTCGCCGCGCCAGGTCACGTACAGCCCGCGCGTGGCGTGGGTGATGGTGAGGCACGCCTTGAGGATCAGCTCGTAGACGTTGCCCGCGAAGAGCGAGCGGTGGATCTGGCCGATGGCGGCGTGCATGTGCTCGGCGCGGCGAAGCTGCCGCTCGGCGTCTTCGCGGGCGCGGCGGGCCTCGTCGCGCGCGTGGTTCAGTTCGGCGTCCAGTGCGCGCAGCAGCTCGCGCGCCTCGTCCAGCTCGCTCTGCGACGCCGACAGGTCGCCGCGCGCTTCCTCCAGCTCGCCCTGCATCTCCCGCCGCTCTTCGTGGTAGGCGCCGGCGGCCTCGGCCAGGTGGTGCAGCACGGGGTCGCCGCCGCCCGCGGACGGCGATGAGGCCAGGTCGTGCGCGGTGGGGTCGGCCATCGCCAGCTCCAGGTGTGCCGGTGGGACGCGGGGTCTTGGCGCAGGCGCGGCGGGGCATTTCGCGTGCCCCGGAGAGGGCACGCCGCCGTCGTGAAACCATTTGTTTGCAGGGAGATGCGAATCTGCCGGCAAACGCTGGAATAGCGGCCGGTTCGATGGGGACGATTCGTTCGATGCGGAAGGGCGTGGCGAATGCGCGTCGGCGGACGGACGAGCAGGGATTCGCGTGTGGCAAATACGTCTGCGTGGGCGGGCGTCCCTCGGATCGGTCGCGGTGGATGCAGCGGGTTGAGACGGAAACGAGAAGCGCCCCTCGGCCGGATGGCGGAGGGGCGCTTGGCGTCGGACGATGCGGGTCAGGCGCCGCCCTGCCGCTCCAGGCGGACGGCGTCCACCTCTTCGGGGGTCCACTCGTTGAGGCGGTCGATCTCGGCGCGGATCTCGGGGTGCGGCGAGTGCTCGCACTCGATGCGGCGCTCGCGGGCGGCGAAGGCCACGCCGCGGGCCTCGTCGTACCGCTCCGCGTCGAGGTAGGCGTGGATCAGCGTCTCGTACACGAGCGGGTGCGGGTACACGCGCAGCAGCTCGCGCAGGC containing:
- a CDS encoding GGDEF domain-containing protein, whose product is MMLRRLDDRDLKLVLAAPPEWLGEGAEGAPEWIPAKAARSPAGAEAGAAERVPAVMFVADVAADNTARVANGSVVAGAGPAAWREEALRTARRRELPDKLLRFFEELNLAEGEAEVYRAVAVNAVRIVGAHTGLVLVRDTCAPGHLRVAGGSAGAVREAMVPRLERFGKPGLICAVQARSGGHDSPIAELAPLAGDRATSTLAHVPFGDGGVLMLTERRDERVFEGEDWDMLRALALQGEMALRRVRLLESVRSLALTDPLTGLANRRQMDVVMGYAWAAAQRGEGLAVIVIDLDDFKAVNDRRGHLVGDELLRAVAEALRAEARGSDTVVRYGGDEFLVILPGGDAPGARALMRRVRARLDGRAELSHGIAVHTPAHSCAEELIRDADRRLYDNKAARAASAPILGG
- a CDS encoding DNA-3-methyladenine glycosylase I codes for the protein MTVERAGADALPVQRCKWAGSDPQMQAYHDEEWGVPVRDGRALWGKLVLDGFQAGLAWITILRKREAFLRAFQGFDPEVVARFGEEDVARLLQDPGIVRSRAKIGGAIGNARAYLKMAEAGEDFSAFVWGIAGGEPIVSDGVTVPAKTPLSEEMSAALKKRGFKFVGPVIVYAWMQATGIVNDHVAGCFRRDVGGHVS
- a CDS encoding HD domain-containing phosphohydrolase encodes the protein MADPTAHDLASSPSAGGGDPVLHHLAEAAGAYHEERREMQGELEEARGDLSASQSELDEARELLRALDAELNHARDEARRAREDAERQLRRAEHMHAAIGQIHRSLFAGNVYELILKACLTITHATRGLYVTWRGDRDEPRVRAAVDVGEYPGAPVSPYVRALCRRVLDENRAIVCNAAGDLGPLPEPEESERFRNCVISPVVLLKNLDGILIAADKDGEFEQADIDSLLSVGSQAAVAVENRHLERELQSAYVSTVTMLADAVEAKDPYTHGHCEMASRYARLIAGRMELEPYEQSLVCYSALLHDVGKIGVSDGVLNKPGPLLPEERELMRAHVRVGHDLLSTIPALRSVAQVVLHHHEWYDGSGYPDGLAGDAIPVAARIVAAVDAYCAMVTRRSYKEAYTEDHARSELRKFAGTQFDPEIVDIFLQVLDTPAASDQDDDDYAECGLLPGFANIHDLREALP